From Zhongshania aliphaticivorans, one genomic window encodes:
- a CDS encoding iron-containing alcohol dehydrogenase translates to MSSSHYYQYNMRSTIHCAAGSVIRIPALFEGMGAKRVVLFSDIGLEQAGIVDQIKAVFASCSSNKAVLVGVYTGISQDAACQSVNAATAYARSVAADAILAVGGGSVLDASKGVKYSLQHGATDIADLLQSGIKIDAWPSCQHSGIPHIGVPTTAGTGAEVSPVAVFYNEALGIKTNLVAPFLEPDMAVLDGNLCLGLPDFLTAATGMDALTHALEAVASPTANAMTDAHAFHAAQMIVENLPKVIDNGKDVVARSNMLQASSLAIDAFGGSLNAIPIHNCAHAFGGMFHIPHGDANAALLPVVMEACPEFYAGKGQRLAKALNLSQNGSDQELLGNCIKFLIDFQQRIGCTTNFKRWEVNQDKQDAIYHAIASDPAAMFYNIPPAAMAKIVQAVC, encoded by the coding sequence ATGTCTAGCTCACATTACTATCAGTACAATATGCGCAGCACGATTCATTGCGCCGCAGGCTCAGTTATTCGCATACCCGCGCTATTTGAAGGCATGGGTGCCAAAAGAGTGGTGCTATTTAGCGATATTGGTCTCGAACAGGCCGGCATCGTAGACCAAATAAAGGCAGTATTCGCCAGCTGCTCTAGCAATAAAGCCGTGCTAGTAGGCGTTTATACCGGCATAAGCCAAGACGCAGCCTGCCAATCCGTAAACGCTGCAACTGCTTATGCTAGGTCCGTGGCGGCCGATGCCATTCTGGCAGTGGGTGGCGGCAGTGTTCTAGATGCCTCAAAAGGTGTCAAATACTCCCTTCAACACGGGGCAACAGATATCGCCGACTTACTTCAGAGTGGGATTAAAATTGATGCCTGGCCAAGCTGCCAGCACTCGGGGATCCCTCATATCGGCGTACCTACCACTGCTGGCACAGGAGCAGAGGTTTCACCAGTAGCGGTGTTCTACAATGAAGCCTTAGGTATTAAAACCAACCTTGTCGCGCCTTTTCTAGAGCCCGACATGGCGGTACTAGACGGGAATCTGTGCTTAGGACTACCGGACTTCCTCACCGCTGCAACAGGAATGGATGCTCTAACACACGCACTGGAGGCTGTCGCCTCGCCAACTGCGAATGCCATGACGGACGCTCACGCATTTCATGCCGCACAAATGATTGTCGAAAATTTGCCCAAGGTGATCGATAATGGCAAGGACGTTGTCGCGCGCTCAAATATGTTACAAGCGAGCAGCCTAGCAATCGACGCCTTCGGCGGTAGCCTAAACGCAATCCCCATTCACAACTGCGCCCACGCATTCGGCGGCATGTTCCACATCCCCCACGGCGACGCCAATGCCGCGCTCCTTCCCGTCGTGATGGAAGCATGCCCTGAATTTTATGCAGGCAAAGGGCAGCGGCTCGCCAAAGCACTCAATCTTTCTCAAAATGGTAGTGACCAAGAACTATTGGGCAATTGCATTAAATTCTTAATAGACTTCCAACAGCGCATAGGCTGTACAACCAACTTTAAACGCTGGGAGGTCAACCAAGATAAGCAAGATGCTATTTACCATGCGATTGCATCTGACCCTGCCGCAATGTTTTACAATATACCCCCTGCAGCGATGGCTAAAATTGTTCAAGCGGTATGCTGA